From the Babylonia areolata isolate BAREFJ2019XMU chromosome 33, ASM4173473v1, whole genome shotgun sequence genome, one window contains:
- the LOC143277095 gene encoding uncharacterized protein LOC143277095 yields the protein ERKERRKEKKEGKKEEKKERTKKQTNNKRNQEKHRKKERKKERKKERKKKKESKKTKNNNDTKPPTIA from the exons gaaagaaaagaaagaaggaaagaaaagaaagaaggaaagaaagaagaaaagaaagaaagaacgaaa aaacaaacaaacaacaaaagaaaccaagaaaaacacagaaagaaagaaagaaagaaagaaagaaagaaagaaagaaagaaaaagaaagaaagtaaaaagacgAAGAATAATAACGATACAAAACCACCAACCATCGCATAA